In the genome of Desulfuromonas sp. DDH964, one region contains:
- the istA gene encoding IS21 family transposase has protein sequence MRKIKDVLRLHYEAGLTQRAIARSVGTSHTTVGEFLRRAAHAGLSWPLPENLDETRLEQLLFPPAPVIPADQRPMPDWATIHQELKRKGVTLGLLWEEYQNSHPEGYRYSRFCDLYREWSGKLRLSMRQVHKAGEKLFVDYTGQTLPIVDRRTGEIREAQLFVAALGASSQTFAEATWTQGLPDWIGSHVRAFSFYGGVPEIVVPDNLKSAVSKPCRYEPDINPTYAELAAHYGCAVIPARVRKPKDKAKVEAAVLVAERFILARLRNRTFFSLAEANAAIRELVEHLNRRPFKKLPGCRQQLFDTLERPALNPLPATPYTFAEWRHARVNIDYHAEVDHHYYSVPYVLVKQQLDVRLTATTVEFLHKGQRVASHVRSSERGRHTTLGEHMPKSHREYAEWTPQRLVSWAAKTGPHTAALAEKILASRAHPQQGYRSVLGLIRLAKTYTPERLEAACQRALATNACRLKSVASILKTGLDRQSLPESTESQLSLLPSHDNIRGAGYYH, from the coding sequence ATGCGCAAGATCAAGGACGTTCTGCGTCTGCATTACGAAGCCGGCCTGACACAGCGGGCCATCGCCCGCTCCGTCGGCACGTCACACACCACGGTGGGCGAATTTCTGAGACGCGCCGCTCACGCCGGGTTGTCTTGGCCGCTGCCAGAGAATCTGGACGAAACCCGACTTGAACAGTTGCTCTTTCCGCCAGCGCCAGTCATTCCCGCCGACCAGCGCCCCATGCCCGACTGGGCGACCATCCATCAGGAACTCAAGCGCAAGGGCGTCACCCTGGGGCTGCTCTGGGAGGAATACCAGAACAGCCATCCCGAGGGGTATCGCTACAGCCGTTTCTGCGATCTGTACCGTGAGTGGTCCGGCAAACTGCGTCTGTCGATGCGTCAGGTGCACAAAGCCGGCGAGAAGCTGTTTGTCGACTACACCGGCCAGACCCTGCCGATCGTCGACCGCCGCACCGGCGAGATCCGCGAAGCGCAACTGTTCGTCGCGGCCCTGGGGGCGAGTTCCCAGACGTTTGCCGAAGCCACCTGGACCCAAGGGCTGCCGGACTGGATCGGCTCGCATGTCCGGGCCTTCTCCTTCTACGGCGGAGTGCCCGAGATCGTTGTTCCGGACAACCTGAAAAGCGCCGTCTCCAAACCCTGCCGCTACGAACCGGACATCAACCCCACCTATGCGGAGCTGGCCGCTCACTATGGCTGCGCGGTGATTCCGGCGCGGGTGCGCAAACCCAAAGACAAGGCCAAGGTCGAGGCGGCGGTTCTGGTCGCCGAGCGCTTCATCCTGGCGCGGCTGCGCAACCGTACCTTCTTCAGTCTGGCCGAGGCCAACGCCGCCATTCGGGAGCTGGTGGAGCACCTCAACCGGCGCCCCTTCAAGAAGCTTCCCGGCTGCCGCCAGCAGCTCTTCGACACCCTGGAACGTCCGGCTCTGAATCCTCTGCCGGCGACCCCCTATACGTTCGCCGAATGGCGCCATGCGCGGGTCAACATCGATTACCATGCCGAAGTCGACCACCACTACTACTCGGTCCCGTATGTGCTGGTGAAGCAGCAGCTCGACGTGCGCCTGACGGCGACCACCGTCGAATTTCTGCACAAAGGGCAACGGGTGGCCTCCCATGTCCGCTCCTCTGAGCGCGGTCGCCACACCACTCTCGGCGAGCACATGCCCAAAAGCCACAGGGAGTATGCCGAATGGACGCCGCAGCGCCTGGTTTCCTGGGCGGCCAAAACCGGACCGCACACCGCCGCCTTGGCAGAGAAGATCCTGGCCTCACGGGCCCATCCCCAGCAGGGCTACCGCAGCGTCCTGGGGCTGATCCGGCTGGCCAAGACCTACACGCCCGAGCGCCTGGAGGCGGCCTGCCAGCGGGCCCTGGCAACAAACGCCTGTCGCCTCAAGAGCGTCGCCTCGATCCTCAAAACCGGACTGGACCGCCAGTCGCTCCCCGAGTCCACCGAGTCCCAACTCTCATTGCTGCCGAGTCACGACAACATCCGCGGCGCCGGCTACTACCACTGA
- the istB gene encoding IS21-like element helper ATPase IstB, with protein MLSHPTDDKLRALKLTGMLKALQEQRLSETADALSFEERLGLLVDREQTERDSRRLTTRLRTARLRQSACIEDLDWRAPRGLDRDLVLALAGGRYLAKGHNILITGPTGVGKSYLACALAHKACRLGCKTLYLRLPRFLEELALARADGRYPKMMDRVAKTQLLVLDDWGLAPMTAAGCRDLLEILEDRHNLRSTLITSQLPVEAWHDYLGDPTVADAILDRLIHNAYRLTLKGESMRKRRSQLDPIGNLA; from the coding sequence ATGCTCAGCCACCCCACCGACGACAAACTGCGCGCCCTCAAGCTGACCGGCATGCTCAAGGCCCTTCAGGAACAGCGCCTTAGCGAGACCGCCGATGCCTTGAGCTTCGAGGAGCGCCTCGGCCTGCTGGTCGACCGCGAGCAGACCGAGCGCGACAGCCGCCGGCTCACCACTCGCCTGCGCACGGCCCGGCTGCGTCAGAGCGCCTGCATCGAGGACCTCGACTGGAGGGCACCCCGGGGACTCGACCGCGACCTCGTGCTGGCGCTGGCCGGCGGTCGCTACCTCGCCAAGGGCCACAACATTCTCATCACCGGCCCCACCGGCGTCGGCAAGAGCTACCTCGCCTGCGCCTTGGCTCACAAGGCCTGCCGCCTCGGCTGCAAGACCCTCTACCTGCGCCTGCCCCGCTTCCTGGAGGAACTGGCCCTCGCGCGGGCCGACGGCCGCTACCCCAAGATGATGGATAGAGTCGCCAAGACTCAACTGCTCGTCCTCGACGATTGGGGGCTCGCCCCCATGACCGCCGCCGGTTGCCGCGATCTGCTCGAAATCCTCGAGGACCGCCACAATCTGCGTTCGACCCTGATCACCAGCCAGCTTCCGGTCGAAGCCTGGCACGACTACCTCGGGGATCCGACGGTCGCCGACGCCATCCTCGACCGCCTCATCCACAACGCCTACCGGCTCACCTTGAAAGGAGAATCGATGCGCAAACGGCGATCCCAGCTTGACCCGATCGGCAACTTGGCGTAA
- a CDS encoding DUF7424 family protein, with protein sequence MIKVNNDTGKEFPFKVIAAYVENQPYVYGDLTSKGNGSFTVTLSDVSVSSALENGTAMVLIR encoded by the coding sequence TTGATTAAAGTAAACAACGATACGGGAAAAGAATTTCCATTCAAAGTAATTGCTGCCTATGTTGAAAATCAGCCATACGTTTATGGCGACCTAACATCTAAAGGAAATGGATCTTTCACTGTAACGTTATCTGATGTTTCGGTCAGCAGTGCATTAGAGAATGGCACAGCTATGGTTTTAATCCGATAA